CTGGTGAGCCCGTCGACGCCGACCAGCGGCGCCCGCTCGACGAGGAACCGCTCGGCGTCACCGAGTTCGATTCGGTCGGCGCGCACGGCGACGCCGTCGAGGAACCGACGGATCGTGTCGGCAGCATCGACGCACAGCGTGCCGTTCTCCAGACCGAAGGCCAGATGCGGATGCCGTGCCGGCAGCGTCTCGCCGGTGAACGATGCACGCGACGCGGTCGCCTCCCCAACTGCCACGAGCTTGGCCGCGTCGCTGAATCTGCCGCCCGTGACCGACGCGATCAGACGTGCAGGCGAGGCGTAGCCGTGGCGGCGCGCAACATCGTCATCGCCACCCATGCTGGCTCGCCTCGAGAGTTCAGCGGCGCACTTGGCCTGCAGCGCCTGCACACGACGCGACAGCTCGGCCAGCGACTCGGTCACCCGCACCAGCCCGTCGCCGCTCATGGAGCGAACGTCATGCTGCGCATCGATCGATTCGCCCGGCAACGCGTTCGCCCAATCGCCGTCGATCTCGGCGCACGCCGACCGCAACTCGGTGAGTGCGGCGGTCGCATCGGGCATGCCTCATTTTACCGCGGGAGAGACCCGAAATGGAAGGTATGTTCGAGAGAATCTTCTGAGAGTTCCGTGTAAATCGTAGAAACATACGAATCATTCGAGGCGTGTCCGCTACCCTCTCCCCATGGAACTCCATGCCGCCGCAGTAACGGTCGAGTCGGTATCGCGCACCTATGCCGCGAAGTTCGATCTGAACCGCACCGACGAATGGTTCATGCTCAAGCTGCAGGAGGAGGTCGGCGAACTCACTCAGGCATTCGTGGATCTGAAGGGCATGGGGCGCGACCGCGGCTTGAGCGAGGAGGAGAAGCGCGAGGCATTCGCGAACGAATGCGCCGACGTCCTCGCCCACCTGCTCCTCCTGGCTCGCAGCCAGGGCGTCGACCTCACCGCCGCGATCGAGGCGAAGTGGCTTCGCTGGACCGAGGCACCTACCCAGCCGTCATGATGCCGCCCGCGACCGCCGCTCCGGACGTCAGCCGAGTCGCACCAACCGCTCGAGCCACCCCGCAGCCGTCACCCCGTCGAACGGCGCCTCGCGCCGCTGCACCGCCGCCAGCACGGCATCTGCATCGGCACGCGCGCGCGCCACGACCTCGGGCGGGTAGCCGAACTCCACCGAGTGCTCGGCGAACTCGTCCTCGTCGTCGATGAACGCCGGTGCGCCCGTGCGCTCGACCACATCGAGGTCGAGATCGACGTAGGAGACCGTCGAGATCGCGGAGCCCGAGGCATCCGCTCGCCACTCGGGAACCGTCGCGACGTCGACGTAGATGCCGAGCCCCCGCGGATGCCCCGTGTTGAACGCGGCCGCCCAGCCCGCGCGCGGGAAGAGCGACACCGAGTCCCACGTCGCGGTGAACGCGTACCCCGGTCGAGCGAACCGGGTTCCCGCGGGGAACCCGACCCAGTCGCCGTGCGCGTCGGAGCCGAGCCAGCGCCCGTCGAACTCCCAGTGCGGCTGCTCGGGCCACTTCATCGCGCGCACGCGAACGAGTTCTCCGGGAGTGCGGGGGCGGTCGTCGGCGACATTCACGGGATCACCGTATCCGAGGCCCTCCGCCGGCGGCTCCTCAGGCGAGCTCGCTGACGGCACGGCTCGCCTCGTCGACGGCAGCGTGCGTGTACCCGAAGGCCGCGGCATCCGAGTTCGCGATCGTGATGCTGCCGTGCGAGCGCCGAGCGACGTTGAACGGCTGCTGCTCGATCGACTCGAAGATCGCAGGGTCGGCGATCGAGTTGTACTCGTACGCGTAGCCATGCGACCAGCGGTTGACGGTGATGGCCTTGATGTCCCGCTTCGCCTCGAATCCGGAGTCGCCGAGCGATCGCTGCATGAGGTCCCGGATGTCCCGTTCGAAATCGGCGAATGACACCCCGAGCAACTCCCGACGGCCCGCCTTGTGCTGCTCGCGAGTGATGCGCTCACCGGGCAGGTTCGGCGTCTTCGACAGGCTGACCACGATGGGATCTTCCGGCGACCTCGCCGAGCGGTATCCGCCGAGTTCGGTCGGTGTGGCGAGCCCGACGCTGTCCCAGAAGTGGTTGTACGGCGTCACGCGCGAGACCCCGGCGTTCGCGAACGACGTCCAGTTGCCGATCGCGACGCGGGCGTAGACCAGCGGCACCTTCACGCCATAGCGCATCGCCTCGACCTGTTCCGGCGGGAGCCCGTCGACGATGTACGACGAGACCGCGTTCCAGCACGCCATGACCACGTGCTTCGACTCGACCTGGTAGGCGCGGCCGTCGGTGACATAGGTGACGTCGACCGGGCCGGAGGTCCCCTCGCGGTGGCGCACGCTCGTGCCCATGCTGTTGAGCCGCACGCGGACCGGCGACTTCGGGTGATCGAGCAGGGCGTAGCTGGCCGACGCGCCGATGACGCTCTCCATCGTCTGTGGTCCGCCGAACGCCTGCGGGATCAGGCGCGAGACGAGGAGCCGCGACACGGTCGCTCCGCCGTCGGGGAAGTAGTAGAGCTCCTCATCACTCGTCGTGAGGGACATGGCCGGCGTGCGGCCGATGCCGTTGTACGGTTCGGGGCTGAGGCCGAGGCCGCCGAACCCGGGAAAGCCGACGCCCCAGCAGTCGCCGGCGGGCACGGCCTCGATGCCGGTGCCCCACAGTCCGTGCGGGCGCTTCTGGTAGTAGACGAGGGCCTCGTCGCCGACGCCGAGCAGGTTCTGCAGGTACTCGCGGTACGTCATCCGCGCCAGCGCCTGCTTCTTCTCGGCGTCGCTCATCCCGGGGAGCACATCCGCCGAGGCCGTCTCGACCCTCATGATGTCGTCACGCGCCTGCTGCGAGAGCGGCAGTCGCCCGACGAGTGAAGAAGTCGACTCGCCCGGGGCACGGCGGAGGAACGTGTCGGCGCCGAACGACTCCTCGGGGAAGAAGTACCCGTTCGTGAGCCCTTGGCTCCCGTAGAAGCCGGTGTCGACGCCCTCAGCCAGCTCGGCGAAGTCGATGCCGAGGTCGTCCATCAGTTCGAGGGACGGAGCGTTCCAGGTGTCGGGGCTGTCGAGGTTGACCATGCCGCCGTTGCTGAGCAAAGTCTGCCCCCGCACGGAGAACTCGTTGCGGTGCTGGTGCCCGCCGAAGTCGGCGAGCGCCTCGATGACGAGGATCCGGGCGTCGTCGCCGAACCGCTTCCGATAGAAGTGGGCGGCGGCCAGGCCGCTCACCCCGCCACCGACGACCACGAGGTCGTAGGCCTCGCGCAACACCTTCGGCGCGCCGAAGTCGGCGCCTCCGAACGTGCCGCCGTGTCCCGCGGCGCGGGCGGCGTCCGTCTGTCCGACGAGGCCGGTCTGCCGCGGCCGGCTCGCGGCCATGCCGCCGCCACCGGCCTGCGCATGGGCCGCCCCTCCGGGCACGGCCGTGAGCGCTGCCGCACCGGCCGCCACGGCCATGCCGTTCAGCAGATCGCGTCGGCTGATTCCGGCCGACATCCCGAGTTCATCGTCTCCGTGCTTCGCCATGTCGACTCCAGTCGCTCAATGCCTCGTCCGTCCCCGCAGGCTAGTGACCGCTTCGAAGCGGGGTCAACGAATTCGTTGAACAATCTGCGATATCAGTCCGTTTCATCCGTGAACAGGCTCCGTGCCGACGGATTCCGAAGCACTTCGTGAATGGGCGTTCCGAAAACGGGCCTGAGCCGCCGGAGCCCGAACGCGCCTACGCTGGAACCCGTGGACTGCTCCTACTTCGACGCCGGGCGCTGCCGGTCGTGCTCGCTCATGGGGCAGCCCTACGAGACGCAACTCGCCGACAAGCAGCGGCATGCCGAAGATCTCCTGCAGGCGCACGCCGGCCTCGACTGGCTGGCGCCGATCGGCAGCCGCGAAGACGGCTACCGCAACAAGGCGAAGATGGTGATCGGCGGCACGACGGCGGCCCCGACGATCGGCATCCTCGACGCCGACGGGCACGGCATCGACCTCGAGGCGTGCGGCATCTGCTCCCCCGGCCACCGGGCGGCGTTCCCCGTCATCGCGGCGTTCATCACGCGCGCCGGCCTCACGCCCTACGACGTGCCGAGCCGCACCGGCGAGCTCAAGCACCTGATCCTCACCGAATCGCCCGACGGCGAGCTCATGATCCGCTTCGTCGTGCGCTCGACCGAGCCGGTGGGCCGCATCCGCAAGCACCTGCCGTGGCTCCTCGCCGAACTGCCGAACGCCCGCGTCGTCACCGCGAACGTGCTGCCCGAGCACAAGGCCGTGCTCGAAGGCGAGCACGAGATCGTCCTCACCGAGGCCGAGACCCTGCCGATGCGACTCGGCGACGTCACGATGCACCTGCGGCCGCAGAGCTTCTTCCAGACCAACACCGAGATCGCCGAGGCACTCTACGTCGAAGCGCGCGACTGGGTGCGCGCGCTCGCGCCCGACTCGGCGTGGGACCTCTACTCGGGCGTCGGCGGCTTCGCCCTGCACATCGCGGATGCCGCGGCATCCGTCACCGGAATCGAGACGAGCGTCGAGGCCGTCGCGAGCGCCGAGCTCAGCCGAACGGATGCCGCGCTCTCACGTGTGCGGTTCGAGTCCGGCGACGCCACGGCCTTTGCCCTCGGCGCCGAGACTGCCCCCGACCTCGTGATCGTGAACCCGCCCCGGCGGGGCATCGGCCGCGAGCTCAGCGGATGGCTCGAGGCATCCGACGTGCTTCACGTGCTCTACTCGAGCTGCAACGCGGCCTCGCTCGCACGCGACCTCGAGGCGATGCCGTCACTGCGGCCGGTGCGCGGCCGGGTGTTCGACATGTTCCCGCAGACGACGCACTTCGAGGTCATGGTGCTGCTCGAACGGGTCTGACCTCGAGACCCGAGTCGGCGGCCGAACGCCCGGCTGCTCGCGCCCGGCCGCCTCGGCGTCAGCGCTTGCGCGGCTTGACGATGCCGTCGTCGGCCTTCTCGCGCTTCAGTGCTCGTTTCTCTTTCAACGAGAGCTGGGCTTGCTTCTTGGCGGTGTTTCCGCGGGCGTTCTTCTCGGACATGCTGGGCTCGCTTCCCTTCATCAGCTGGCGGGCTTCCGATGACCATAGCCCACCCCCCAGGGGAAGTCACTTCGGCAGCCACCGCCCCGCAACCGCGTTTCGAAACCGGCCCGGTTCAGGCATTTCCTTGAGCGTGGGCTATACTGGCAGGTCACGCCAAAGGAGGCGACATGAAGAGGATCCCTACGTTCCTCGCGACGATGGTCGTCGCGACCTGGCTGTTCATGATCGGCTTCGCAGCCGGTTTCGAGAGTGAACTCGCCGCCCACCCGACGCTCACCCGCGAACACCCCGACGCACTGGTCGCCGGACTCACCATGGGCATCAGCGCCGTCGGCGCCATGCTGGTGATCGTCGCCAGTGTGCGAGTCGCGAAGTCACTGGTCAGGGCACGATCTCGCGAGGTCCCAACGGCGCTGTAGCGCCGGAGCGGCGCTGCGCCGCACATCGCGGCGCGGCGTGCGCCCTCGGGGCGCAGGCACGATGCCTGCACCCCGAGGTGTGCTCAGCCGAGCGCCGGGAGGGCCGCTCAGGCGCCCGCGGCCAGTTCGCGCGCGCGGGCGAGCGCGGCGTCGGTGGCGCGATCGAAGGTCTGCTTGAAGCCGGCCTCCTCGAGCACGGCGACCGCGCGCTCGGTGGTGCCCTTGGGGCTCGTGACGCGGCGGCGCAGCTCGGCGGGCCCGTCGTCGGAGGCGGCGAGCAGCTCGCTCGCCCCGCGGAACGTGCCCTCGACCATGACGGCCGCCTGCTCGGGGGTGAAGCCCTTGTCGACCGCCGCGGCCGTGAGCTGCTCGATCAGGTAGAAGACGTAGGCCGGGCCAGAGCCCGAGATCGTCGAGAGCGCGTCGATCTGCCCCTCGGGCACGACGAGCACCTCGCCGACGGTCTCGAAGAGCGCCACGGCGAGCGCGAGGTCGTCGTCGCTCGACCGGGTACCGGCCGAGACACCCGTGACGGCGCGGCCGACCACGGCCGGGGTGTTCGGCATCGAACGGATCACCGCGACCGACTCGGGCAGCAGCGACTCGAAGGTCGCGACCGTGACCCCGGCCGCGACGCTCACGACGATCGCCCCGGGCTCGAGCGCGTCGGCGATCTCCTCGAGGAGCGCGGGCACCATCGCGGGCTTCACGGCGACGACCACGAGCTTCGCGCCGGCGACGGCCGTGCGGTTGGCCGCGGCATCCGTCTCAGTGGCGTACGCGACGACCCCCGGAAGCGCCGCGAGCTCGGCCGCCTTCTCGGCGCTGCGGTTCGTGGCGCGGATGCCGCCGTCGACCTCGATGCCCGGCTGCAACAGGCCTGTGAGGATGGCGCGGGCCATCGAACCCGCCCCCAGAAACGCGATCGCGGGCAGTCTGACGGGGGCCTCGGCACTCATGCGACCCATCCTAGATTCGGGACCTGATGCTGTGGGGGTGCGTGAATGTCGCACGTCACGCACCCCGTTTAGGATTGCTGCATGAGCGCATCGGGCGGCACCAAGGCAATCATCGCGGCGTTCCTCGCCAATACGGGCATCGCCCTGACGAAGTTCATCGCGTGGTTCTTCTCGGGCTCCGCCTCGATGCTCGCCGAGGGCGTGCACTCGGTCGCCGATGCCGGCAACCAGCTGCTGCTGATCCTCGGCGGCCGCAAGGCGAAGAAGGCGGCCGACAAGGAGCACCCCTTCGGCTACGGCCGCGAGCGCTACGTGTACGCCTTCGTCGTCTCGATCATCCTGTTCTCGGTCGGTGGCATCTTCTCGATCTACGAGGGCGTCGACAAGCTGACGCACCCGCACGAGCTCGAGAACGCCTGGCTGCCGCTGCTCGTGCTCTCGATCGCGATCGTGCTCGAGTCGTTCTCGCTGCGCACCGCGGTCAAGGAGTCGAACCACATCCGCGGTCGCCAGAGCTGGGTGCAGTTCGTGCGCCGGGCGAAGGCGCCCGAGCTGCCCGTCGTGCTGCTCGAAGACGTCGCGGCCCTCATCGGCCTCGTCTTCGCGTTCATCGCCGTCGGTCTCACGGTGCTCACCGGCAACCCGGTCTTCGACGCCATCGGCACGCTCATGATCGGCACCCTCCTCGTGCTCGTGGCGATCGTGCTCGGCATCGAGACGAAGTCGCTCCTCGTCGGCGAGGGCGCCAACGACGACGACCTGGCCCGCATCGAGCAGGCGATCCTCGCCGGCCCCGAGGCCGAGCGCATCATCCACATGAAGACCCTCTACCTCGGCCCCGACGAGCTGCTCATCGCCGCGAAGCTCGGGTTCGCAGCCGACCAGCGCCTGCTCGAGGTGGCGGTGGCGACCAACGTGATCGAGCAGCGCATCCGCGACGCGGTGCCGTCGGCGCGCGCCATCTACATCGAACCCGACGTCTACGTCGAGCCGAACCAGCCTGCACCGCCCACCGACGCCATCGTCATCAAGGGCCTCGAGTGACGGCTGCCCGTGGCACCGCCCTGGTGCTGCGCCACGACTCCGCGATCGGCCTCGGCAACCTCGGCCCCACGCTCGAGGCGCACGGCTACGAGATCGTCACGGTCGACGCCCCGTCGACGGATGTCTCTGCACTCGACGCCCTCGCGCCCGACCTCGTCGTGGTGCTCGGCGGCGACGAGGGCGCATACGAGATCGACCGGTATCCGTACCTCGCCGACGAGATCGCGCTGCTCCGCACCCGCATCGACGCCGAGGCGCCGATCTTCGGCGTGTGCCTCGGCGCGCAGCTGCTCGCCAGCTCGCTCGGAGCCGAGGTCTTCAAGGGCCCGAAGAAGGAGGTCGGCTGGCTGACCGTCGAGCCGACCGAGGCCGGGGCGAACTCGCCCGTGCGGCACTTCGCCGGGGTGCCGACGGTGCAGTGGCACGGCGACACCTTCGAGCTGCCGGCGGGCGTCGAACGACTCGCCTCGTCGGGCGCCTACGAGAACCAGGCCTTCGCGAAGGGCGAGTGGCTGCTCGCGGTGCAGTTCCACCCCGAGGTCACCGACGAGATCCACGAGGAGTGGCTGCGGGAGTGGGGCGACGAGCTGCCCGACTACGGCCTCAGCCGCGAACAGCTGCGCGAGGAGCGTGCGTCGTTCGGGCCACTCGCGCAGGAGGCATCCGCTCGGCTGCTCGGCGACTACCTCGAGGGGCTCGCAGCGCGCGTCGCGCGAGCCTCGTAGCCTCGCGCCCGGCCGGTCGAGTAGCGACGCAGGAGCGTATCGAGACCCGGTGACGCGGTCATCTGACCGGACACCGGGGTCTCGATACGGCGCTGGCGCGCTACTCGACCGACGATTCGGACTAGAAGTGCGTGCCGCCGTCGATGCGCACCTCGGTGCCGGTGATGAACGCACCGTCTTCGCTCGCGAGCATCGCGACGACGCCGGCGACGGTCTCGGGGCTGGCCATGCCCTGCGCGATCGCCGGGGTGAGCTTCATGAAGAGGCTGAAGTCGGCGTCGGCGGGCAGGCCGGGGCCCTGGCTCTGCTTGCTCTCGCCGCTGCCGTCGGTCATGCCCGACGAGATCGAGCCCGGCTGCACCGAGTTGAAGCGGATGCCCTGCTTGCCGTATTCGGCGGCGAGCGCGTGGGTCATCGACTGCACGCCGCCCTTGCTGGCCGCGTAGGCCGACATGTACGGATGCGCGAAGGCGGCCGACGTCGAGCTGAAATTCACGACCGCGGCGCCGTTGCCCTCGAGGAGGGCGGGGATCGACTCGCGGATCATGAGGAAGGTGCCGACGAGGTTCACGTTGATGACCTGCTGGAACTGCTCGAGCGTGGTCTCGTGCGTGTGCGACGAGCGGAGGATGCCGGCGGCGTTGACGAGCACGTCGAGCCCGCCGAGCGCCTGCACGGCTGCCGCTACGCCCTCGCGCACGGATGCCTCGTCGGAGATGTTCACGACGACGGTCGTGAGGCGATCGGCGGCGTCGCCGGCCTTCGCCACGGTGTCGGCGAGGCCGGCCTCGCTGACATCGGCGGCGACGACGCTGCCGCCCTCGGCGAGCATTCGGAGCACGGTGGCCTGGCCGATGCCGGAGCCTCCGCCGGTGACGATGGCGCGGCGTCCTTCATAACGGTTCATGACTGTTGACCTTTCAGGGTTCGGGAAGATATAGGACACGCTACGCCACACTGACACGTTGTGCCAGTGTGGCGATGAGCGCCATGTTGACGCGGTCATCGCGTACGCTTCGAACGTGGACGAGAAACCCCCGACGCTGACCGAACGCCGCAAGGCCGCGACCCAGCTCGAGCTCGCCCGCGCCGCCGCCCGCCTCTTCACCGATCGCGGCCCCGACGCGACGACCGCCGAGGAGATCGCGGCCGCCGGCGGTGTGGCACTGCGCACCTTCTACCGCTACTTCCGCACGAAGGAGGATGCCGTCGCGCCGCTCCTCACCGTCGGCGCCGACCACTGGCGGGCGCTGCTCGCGGCATCCGACCGCTCGGTCGACCCGCTCACGGCGATCGAGCGCGCCATCACCGAGGCCCTCACGCCTCCCGGTGACGACCTCGAGGGAGTGCACTGGACTCGCGGCCTCCTGCGCGCCGGTGTCGACGACCCCGCCCTCATGAACGTCTGGTACCGGGTCAACCGCGAATCCGAGACGAAGCTGCGCGGCGTGATCCTCGAGCTCGGCGGGCCGTCCGTCGACGACTCGACTGCGCGACTCGTCGCCGCAGCGGCCACCGACGCGATCCGCATCGCGCTCGAGGCGTGGGCCGAGACGGATGACCCCGAGCTCGGGCCGGGCTCGCCGGCCGAACGGGCCGTGCAGAACTTCCGGCGCCTCTCGGCGGGTCTCACGAGCGCCTGAGCGGGTCCTCGAAGAAGTCGAGCAGCAGCCGGGCGGCGGCATCCGCCTCGACGCCGGCGAACACCTCGACCCGGTGATTGAGCCTGCGGTCGCGCAGCACGTCGTAGAGCGAACCGGCGGCTCCGGCCTTCTCGTCCCAGGCGCCGAACACGACGGTCGGGATGCGGGCCGCGAGGATCGCCCCGGCGCACATGACGCAGGGCTCCAGCGTGACGACGAGCGTGCAGTCGGTGAGCCGCCAGTCGCCCGTGGCCTCGGCGGCCGAGCGGAGCGCCAGGAGCTCGGCGTGCGCGGTCGGGTCCCCATGCAGCTCGCGCTCGTTGCGACGTGCGGCGACGACCTCGCCGGCGGCGTCGACGACGATCGCACCGACCGGCACATCGCGCGTCGCGGGCGCCTGAGCGGCCTCGGCGAGCGCGAGGCGCATCCACTCCCGGTGCTGCGGCAGCTCCACGATCACTCCCTCCGCGCGACGACCCTGCGAACTAGACTCGAGCCTATGCGAGTCCACGTTGCCGACCACCCGCTCATCACCCACAAGCTGACGGTGCTCCGCGACGTGAACACCCCGTCGCCGGTGTTCCGCTCGCTCGTCGAAGAGCTCATGACCCTGCTCGCCTACGAGGGCACGCGCGGCGTGCGGGTCGAGCCGGTCGACATCGTCACCCCGGTCGCCCCCACCACCGGCGTGCGCATCGCCGACCCGAAGCCGCTCATCGTGCCGATCCTCCGCGCGGGGCTCGGCATGCTCGAGGGCATGGTGAAGCTCGTGCCCACGGCCGAGGTCGGCTTCCTGGGCATGGCACGCAACGAAGAGACGCTCGAGCCCACCACCTACGCCGAGCGCCTGCCCGACGACCTCAGCGACCGCCAGTGCTTCGTGCTCGACCCGATGCTCGCCACGGGCGGCTCGCTCATCGCAGCGATCGAGTTCCTGCTGAAGCGCGGGGCGACGGATGTCACGGCGATCTGCATCCTCGCAGCCCCCGAGGGACTCGCGGCGGTCGAGCAGGCCATGCAGGGCCGCGGCGAAGTGACCGTCGTGCTCGGCGCCGTCGACGAGCGCCTCAACGAACTCGGCTACATCGTGCCCGGCCTCGGCGACGCGGGCGATCGCCTGTACGGCACGGTATAGCCCCGCCGCGAATCCCGTCCGCCGAAGGATCTTCGAGCCTCGACACGCCGAGGCGAGAATCCGACGCGGAAGATTTCTGAAACTGCGTGTTCATCGCAGAATCTTGCAAGCATCGCGATGGGCTGACTGATCCTGCCGGATGCCTCTCGGCAGCGCGCACCGCGTGCGACGAACACCCCCGGTCATAGATCGTCACGAATTGACACATGCTCGGTGATCGGTTTGACTGACGCTCATGACAGACACCGCACGCAACCTGACCGCCCACGGCGCTCTCAGGACGACCGGCATGATGATGCCGGCACGTGCAGCCATGTGTTGTCGAATGTGCCGCTGACCGCGACCCCACCGCCGAGTTCCGCAGCCGATCCGCACCCAGATCGACGCCGACTCCTCTGAACCCACCGCATCCGGGGGTTCGCCCGGCCGTCCGGCCATTCGCTCAGACCCCGACTCCAGGGGTCCGTCGCTGCACCCTTCACGCAAGGATTCTCCGTCATGTCTCTCGCACTCGCACCCGCTCCCATCCGCACCGTCCAGGCCCGCACCGCACCGTCGCTCGCCGCAGCGCCGACGCACGTGTCGGCCCCGCTCCGCTCCGTGCCCGCCGAAGTCGCGCAGGCCGCCTCCGTCACGTCGCCCGACACCGCGACGGCAGCCCGCAGCCCGCGGGTCCGCGCCGTACCCGAGGGCACCGAAGCGCGCGGCTTCGTGCTCTACGTCGGCATCGACGAAGCCAAGGCCCTCTCCGACGGCACCACCCTTCACCGCATCGTCGAGGCGCTGCGCACGCTCACGGCCGAGGTCTCCCCCTCCGCCGAGACGTACGCCGCGGTGGCACTCGCTCCCGAAGGGGCCGGCGGCCGCGATGTCGACGTCGTCCGCCTCGCCCTGCAGGACCCGTCAGCACTCGCCAAGCAGCGCGAGGGACAGGGCACCCGCGACGACGCCGACCGGCACCCCAACGGCGTGATCATCGACATCTCGCGCAAGCGCGTGCTGCTCGACGGCGAGGCCGCGGGCCTCACCTACAAGGAGTTCGAACTGCTGCAGTACCTCGTGCTGCGCGAGGGCCGCACGATCGACCGCCACGAGCTCATCGACAGCCTCTGGGATGCCGACGACGAGGCCCCGAGCGAGCGCACCATCGACGTGCACGTGCGTCGCCTGCGCTCGAAGCTCGCGCACTACCAGGACATCGTGCGCACCGTTCGCGGTGTCGGCTACCGCTTCGACCGTCACGCGGATGTCTCGATCCGCCAGGCGTCGACGCCCTCCCCCGACCTGTACTGAGGCCGTTCGCGGTTC
The DNA window shown above is from Agromyces cerinus and carries:
- a CDS encoding MazG nucleotide pyrophosphohydrolase domain-containing protein, producing the protein MELHAAAVTVESVSRTYAAKFDLNRTDEWFMLKLQEEVGELTQAFVDLKGMGRDRGLSEEEKREAFANECADVLAHLLLLARSQGVDLTAAIEAKWLRWTEAPTQPS
- a CDS encoding DUF402 domain-containing protein, which codes for MNVADDRPRTPGELVRVRAMKWPEQPHWEFDGRWLGSDAHGDWVGFPAGTRFARPGYAFTATWDSVSLFPRAGWAAAFNTGHPRGLGIYVDVATVPEWRADASGSAISTVSYVDLDLDVVERTGAPAFIDDEDEFAEHSVEFGYPPEVVARARADADAVLAAVQRREAPFDGVTAAGWLERLVRLG
- a CDS encoding NAD(P)-binding protein, whose translation is MAKHGDDELGMSAGISRRDLLNGMAVAAGAAALTAVPGGAAHAQAGGGGMAASRPRQTGLVGQTDAARAAGHGGTFGGADFGAPKVLREAYDLVVVGGGVSGLAAAHFYRKRFGDDARILVIEALADFGGHQHRNEFSVRGQTLLSNGGMVNLDSPDTWNAPSLELMDDLGIDFAELAEGVDTGFYGSQGLTNGYFFPEESFGADTFLRRAPGESTSSLVGRLPLSQQARDDIMRVETASADVLPGMSDAEKKQALARMTYREYLQNLLGVGDEALVYYQKRPHGLWGTGIEAVPAGDCWGVGFPGFGGLGLSPEPYNGIGRTPAMSLTTSDEELYYFPDGGATVSRLLVSRLIPQAFGGPQTMESVIGASASYALLDHPKSPVRVRLNSMGTSVRHREGTSGPVDVTYVTDGRAYQVESKHVVMACWNAVSSYIVDGLPPEQVEAMRYGVKVPLVYARVAIGNWTSFANAGVSRVTPYNHFWDSVGLATPTELGGYRSARSPEDPIVVSLSKTPNLPGERITREQHKAGRRELLGVSFADFERDIRDLMQRSLGDSGFEAKRDIKAITVNRWSHGYAYEYNSIADPAIFESIEQQPFNVARRSHGSITIANSDAAAFGYTHAAVDEASRAVSELA
- the rlmC gene encoding 23S rRNA (uracil(747)-C(5))-methyltransferase RlmC translates to MDCSYFDAGRCRSCSLMGQPYETQLADKQRHAEDLLQAHAGLDWLAPIGSREDGYRNKAKMVIGGTTAAPTIGILDADGHGIDLEACGICSPGHRAAFPVIAAFITRAGLTPYDVPSRTGELKHLILTESPDGELMIRFVVRSTEPVGRIRKHLPWLLAELPNARVVTANVLPEHKAVLEGEHEIVLTEAETLPMRLGDVTMHLRPQSFFQTNTEIAEALYVEARDWVRALAPDSAWDLYSGVGGFALHIADAAASVTGIETSVEAVASAELSRTDAALSRVRFESGDATAFALGAETAPDLVIVNPPRRGIGRELSGWLEASDVLHVLYSSCNAASLARDLEAMPSLRPVRGRVFDMFPQTTHFEVMVLLERV
- the proC gene encoding pyrroline-5-carboxylate reductase — encoded protein: MSAEAPVRLPAIAFLGAGSMARAILTGLLQPGIEVDGGIRATNRSAEKAAELAALPGVVAYATETDAAANRTAVAGAKLVVVAVKPAMVPALLEEIADALEPGAIVVSVAAGVTVATFESLLPESVAVIRSMPNTPAVVGRAVTGVSAGTRSSDDDLALAVALFETVGEVLVVPEGQIDALSTISGSGPAYVFYLIEQLTAAAVDKGFTPEQAAVMVEGTFRGASELLAASDDGPAELRRRVTSPKGTTERAVAVLEEAGFKQTFDRATDAALARARELAAGA
- a CDS encoding cation diffusion facilitator family transporter encodes the protein MSASGGTKAIIAAFLANTGIALTKFIAWFFSGSASMLAEGVHSVADAGNQLLLILGGRKAKKAADKEHPFGYGRERYVYAFVVSIILFSVGGIFSIYEGVDKLTHPHELENAWLPLLVLSIAIVLESFSLRTAVKESNHIRGRQSWVQFVRRAKAPELPVVLLEDVAALIGLVFAFIAVGLTVLTGNPVFDAIGTLMIGTLLVLVAIVLGIETKSLLVGEGANDDDLARIEQAILAGPEAERIIHMKTLYLGPDELLIAAKLGFAADQRLLEVAVATNVIEQRIRDAVPSARAIYIEPDVYVEPNQPAPPTDAIVIKGLE
- a CDS encoding glutamine amidotransferase-related protein, translating into MTAARGTALVLRHDSAIGLGNLGPTLEAHGYEIVTVDAPSTDVSALDALAPDLVVVLGGDEGAYEIDRYPYLADEIALLRTRIDAEAPIFGVCLGAQLLASSLGAEVFKGPKKEVGWLTVEPTEAGANSPVRHFAGVPTVQWHGDTFELPAGVERLASSGAYENQAFAKGEWLLAVQFHPEVTDEIHEEWLREWGDELPDYGLSREQLREERASFGPLAQEASARLLGDYLEGLAARVARAS
- a CDS encoding SDR family NAD(P)-dependent oxidoreductase, producing the protein MNRYEGRRAIVTGGGSGIGQATVLRMLAEGGSVVAADVSEAGLADTVAKAGDAADRLTTVVVNISDEASVREGVAAAVQALGGLDVLVNAAGILRSSHTHETTLEQFQQVINVNLVGTFLMIRESIPALLEGNGAAVVNFSSTSAAFAHPYMSAYAASKGGVQSMTHALAAEYGKQGIRFNSVQPGSISSGMTDGSGESKQSQGPGLPADADFSLFMKLTPAIAQGMASPETVAGVVAMLASEDGAFITGTEVRIDGGTHF
- a CDS encoding TetR family transcriptional regulator — encoded protein: MDEKPPTLTERRKAATQLELARAAARLFTDRGPDATTAEEIAAAGGVALRTFYRYFRTKEDAVAPLLTVGADHWRALLAASDRSVDPLTAIERAITEALTPPGDDLEGVHWTRGLLRAGVDDPALMNVWYRVNRESETKLRGVILELGGPSVDDSTARLVAAAATDAIRIALEAWAETDDPELGPGSPAERAVQNFRRLSAGLTSA
- the tadA gene encoding tRNA adenosine(34) deaminase TadA gives rise to the protein MELPQHREWMRLALAEAAQAPATRDVPVGAIVVDAAGEVVAARRNERELHGDPTAHAELLALRSAAEATGDWRLTDCTLVVTLEPCVMCAGAILAARIPTVVFGAWDEKAGAAGSLYDVLRDRRLNHRVEVFAGVEADAAARLLLDFFEDPLRRS
- the upp gene encoding uracil phosphoribosyltransferase is translated as MRVHVADHPLITHKLTVLRDVNTPSPVFRSLVEELMTLLAYEGTRGVRVEPVDIVTPVAPTTGVRIADPKPLIVPILRAGLGMLEGMVKLVPTAEVGFLGMARNEETLEPTTYAERLPDDLSDRQCFVLDPMLATGGSLIAAIEFLLKRGATDVTAICILAAPEGLAAVEQAMQGRGEVTVVLGAVDERLNELGYIVPGLGDAGDRLYGTV